The Streptomyces rimosus genomic interval CCTGTTCGAGGGGGTCGTCATCGGGCTGCTGATGGCAGTCGCGAAGTCCGCCTGGGAGACCTCGCACGCGCACCTGGAGGTGTCGGGGCTGGAGGACCGCGGGCCCGGGGCGGGGCCCATTCTCGTACGCGCCCTGGGGAACGCCACGTTCCTGCGGCTGCCGAGGCTGCTGGACCAGCTGGAGGCGCTGCCGCGCGAGCGCACCGTCGTACTGGACCTCTCCGGGCTGCGTCACCTGGACCGCGCCTGCGCGGCGGCGCTCGGCAGCTGGGCGGAGCGGCGGCGGCCGGGGGACGGGCCGGAACCGGTTGACGCCGGCGCCGGCGCCGGTCCCGTTCCTGATGCCGGGCCCGGCACCGGCGTCGGTACCGGTGCCGGCTCCACCATCCGGACATAACTGTGCATAAGCGTCGTTAAGTGGAAGGGGGCGGCGTTGCGGGGCCAAAGGGCCGTAGGGTCGGGAGGCTTGATCCACTCGACCGACGACCCGAGGAGCCCCGTGATCCGCCGGCCTCTCCGCTCCTGTGGTGCGACCGCCGCGCTCTCCGTCGCCCTGCTGCTGTCCTCCTGTACGAGCGCGTCCCGGCTGGACGGCACGGAGGGCGCGGGCAGCGTGCAGGACCCGCTCTTCCCCGCCCTCGGCAACGGCGGGTACGAGGTCAGCCACTACGGGCTCGACCTGGACTACGACGTACGCGGCGGCACCCTCGACGCCACCGCCGAGATCAGCGCCACCGCACAGGCCGACCTCGCCTCCTTCAAGCTGGACCTCCAGGGGATGAAGGTGCACGGCGTACGGGTGGACGGCAAGGACGCGGAGTTCTCGCGCAAGGGCCACAAGCTGACGGTCCGGCCGCCGCGGACGGTGAAGAAGGGCGCCACGTTCCGTACGACCGTCGACTACGACGGCACGCCGGAGGAGATGACGGACGAGGACGGCTCCACCGAGGGCTGGGTGCGCACCGAGGACGGGGCGTTCGTCGCGGGCCAGCCGGCCGGGTCCATGACGTGGTTCCCCGGCAACAACCACCCGGGCGACAAGGCGGCGTACGACTTCCGGATCACCGTGCCGGACGGGTACACCGCCGTCGCCAACGGCGAACTGCGCGGCCGTAAGAGCGAGAAGGGGCGCACGACCTTCGAGTGGCACAACGGCGAGCCGATGGCCTCCTACCTGGCCACCGCGACCATCGGGAAGTTCACCGTCAAGGAGTCGCGGACGAAGAGCGGGCTGCCCGTGTACACGGCGGTGGACCCGGCGGAGGCCAAGGAGAGCGCGGGGCCGCTGGAGCGGCTGGACGCGATCCTGGACTGGTCGGTGAAACGGTTCGGCCCGTATCCGTTCTCCAGCGCCGGAGCCATCGTCGACCACACGCCCGAGCGGATCGACTGGGGTGCCCTGGAGACGCAGACCAAGCCGGTCTACGCCGGGGCGCCGGACGAGGGCACGCTCGTGCACGAGACCGCGCACCAGTGGTTCGGCGATTCGGTGACGCCGAAGACGTGGCAGGACATCTGGCTCAACGAGGGGTTCGCGCAGTACGCGGAGTGGCTGTGGGAGGAGGACAAGGGCGGCCGCACGGCGCAGCAGCAGTTCGACGCGCTGTACGCGACGGACGAGGACGACGAGGAAGTCTGGGGCTTCCCGCCCGGCGACCCCGGCGGCCCGAAGAACGTGACCGGCGATTCCGTCTACTACCGCGGCGGCATGGTCCTCCAGCAGCTCCGCAAGGCCGTCGGCGACAAGGTCTTCTTCTCGATCCTGAAGGACTGGCCGGCGGAACACCGCCACGGCAGCGCCGACACCCAGCAGTTCATCGACTTCTGCGCGGACCGCACGGACGTCGACCTGACGGACCTCTTCGACGACTGGCTGTACGGGGACGGGAAGCCGGACTGGGAGTTCTGAGGCGCACGGGGCGGGGCGTTTCCGTACGGCTCTATGGCTCTACGGGAGCGACCGTTTGGCCGGCCGGAGCGTGACGGTCACATCGAGGGCATAGCGCTCTTCGACCGTTCCGTCGGGGAACACCCCGAGGAGCGCGGCGCGCTCGGCCGCCAGGACCGGGCGGGCGGCCTCGGGGCCGATCGCCGCGAAGTAGGAGCGGCTGCCGAGCATCCGGAGGTGGGTCTCCAGCGGCACCCGGCGGGTCCAGCTCAGCTCGCGCAGTACGGGTGCGAGGCCCGGGTCCAGGCCCCGGATCAGGTCCGGGGCCCCGGGGGCGACGCTGTGCGCGTGGTAGCCGGGCAGTACGCGCGCGAGCCGGGCCTCCTGCTCCCTCACCCACCCCACGCGCGGGTCCGGAACGTTCCACCAGACCGCGAGCGCGCCACCGGGCCGCAGGACCCGCATCGCCTCCGGGACGGAGCGGGCCGGGTCGGTCCAGTGCCAGGACTGGGCGTACGTGACGAGGTCGAAGCCCGCGCCGTCCGCGAAGGGCAGGGCGTCGCCGAGGGCGCGGACGAGCGGCGTGCCGGGACAGGCGGAGCGCAGCTCCGCGGCCATCGCGGCGCCCGGCTCCACCGCCGTGACGCGGGCGCCGCGCGCCGCCAGCAGCCGGGTCGCGATGCCCGTACCGGCGCCCACGTCGAGGGCCCGGGAGCCGCTGAGCGGGCGGCCGGTGAGGTCTTCGAGGGTGTCGAACAGGGCGGGCGGGTAGCCGGGGCGGGCGGCGGCGTACTGCGCGGCGACGGCGTCGAAGGACCGGGCGAGGTCCGGGCGCGCCGGAGGGCGGGGCGTCGGCTGTGGCATACGGGCATGGTGCCGGGCGGGGCGGAACCGTGGCACGACCTGCCGCATTACCTGTGACGTAATCGACGGGCGGCCGGGCCGGCGGCAGCATCGTCCGCATGAGCAGCACTGATGCCGTGCAGACGGCAGCCACGGAGAACAAGAGCGCCGCGACGAGTGCCGTGGTCGACGCCTACCTCGCCACGGTCGCCGACCCGGAAGCGACGCCCGAGCGCATCGCCGCGCACTACGCGGAGCGGGTCGACTGGATGTGTGCCGACAATCCGGTGGTGCCGTGGCTGCGGCCGCGCGCGACGCGGGACGACGTCGCCGCGCACTGGCGTGAGCTGCGCGAGCACACCGTGCCTGGCGCGGGCGGTGCGTCCATCGACGCGCTGGTGATCTCGGGCCCTGAGGCGGTGCTGACCGGGCACCTCTGGGGGACGGTCCGGGCCACCGGCAAGGCTTTCCGGTCGCCGTTCGCGCTGCGTTTCACCGTGCGGGACGGGGCGATCGTGCGGCATCACGTCTACGAGGACAGCCTGGCGATCGCCGCGGCCTGCACCCCCGGGAGCTGAACCGGCCGCGCCCCGTCCTAGCCGCGCTTCTTCTTCGCCTTCTTGCCCGCCGGGTTGCCGGTACGCGCCGTCCGGCGGCGTTCGTAGCGCGCGCGTTCCTCCTCGTACTCGGCGCGCCGTACGCCCTCCCCCGGCGCTTCGACGAGGGCGCGGCAGAAGTAGGCGAGCAGCGAGCCGATGAAGCCGATGAGCAGGAGGCTCTGTGCGGAGCGGTCGGCCGGGCGGTCGGCGGCGGCCTCGGCGGCGGGGCGGGTCAGGCGCTCCCACGTACGGCGGAAGGCAACCGCGCTGCACACCGCGAAGCAGGCCACGACCAGGACGTTCAGGAACGAGCCGACCTCGGCGATCTCCAGGCCCTGGAAGGCGAAGCGCAGCACCACCGCGCCGGCGGCGGCGAGTGCCAGGGAGCCCACGGCGACCCCGGCCCGGCGCAGGCCGTAGCCGCCGTCGTGGTGCACCCAGGTCGTCCCGAAGAAGCGGATCGGGGCCGGCTCGGGGCCGGACCGGTCCGGCGCGTGCCGTGTCTCGTCGCTCATGGGGCCGATTATCCCCGGTGGGCCGGGGCGCCCCGGGAGGCGGGCGCGTATCCCGCTAGCATCCGCCTGTACATGCCAACCGGGGGAAGGTTCAGTATGCGCAGGCATTACGGACGCATGGTCATGGCGATCGGGGCCCTGCCCCTGCTGGCGGTCACCGTCGCGGGGTGCGGCGGCCCGGCGCCCGGCCCCACGGGCGAGCGCACCGCGACCGCCGGAGCCCGCCCCGCGCCCGCCGGCGGCCGTCCCGCGCCCGCCGGAACCGGTGCTTCCACGGAGCCGCGCCCCCTGACCGGAGCGCAGACGGCCCGGGCGATGCTCTCGACCATCGATCTGCCGGTGGGCTGGTCGGTGGCGAAGGAGGACCTGTCGCCCGCGGTGGAGAAGGACGATCACGGCATTCAGGACGTGAAGGGCGACGCGGCGTGCAACCGCGTGGTCGCCGACTCGTTCCGTTCCGTACGGCCGAGCGCCGTGGTCGGCCGGACGATGGAGAATCCCATGGCCCGGCGCTCCCTGATGTTCGAGGTCAAGACGTTTCCGAGCGTCACGGGTGCCCGTCAGGCCGTCGAGGAGGCCAGGCAGTTGCGGCAGGCGTGCGCGACGGCCACGGCGGGGCCGTACCCGGTGCGTTACGGGGTGCTGGAGGGGCCGCGGCGCGGGGATGAGTCGGTGGGTGTCCGCATGCGGGTGGGCGGCAACCGGTTCGACGAGTTCGTGATCCGGGTCGGCACCAGCGTCACCGTGGTCACGTTCCCCGGGGCCACCGGCGACGACCCGGGGCTGGTGGAGTCCCTGACCGCCCAGGCCACGGAGAAGCTGCGGCAGGCCGCCGCCGGTTGACGGCGGCCGGAGGTACGGGGGAGGGCCGGGCGGCCGTGCCCGGCTCCGCCGCTCAGTTCGCGCAGTTCGGCGCCACGAAGCCGTCGCTGCCGGTGTGGACGTAGCTGTCCGAGACGTACTGGCCGGGCGCGATGCTGTCCCAGATGTCGGTGGTGCCGTACGGGCCGCTGACCCGCTGGCCGCGGCGCTGGCAGCGGATGGAGACCCGCGCGCCGTACGGGAGCTGCCGTACGACGGAGGCGCTGGTGCTCGGGCCGCTGCGGACGTTGACCTGGTAGCCGGGCGCGACCTGGTAGGTGGCCGCGGTCGCCGCCATCGCCTCGGCGGCCACGCCCTCGGCCTCCGTGACCGCCTCCGCCTCCGCGACCACCGCGGCCTCGTCGGCGCCGGTGCCGTCCGCCGTACCGACGGTGTTCTCCTGTGTGCCGCTCATGCGTACTCCCCCGTTGAATGCTCTGGTTCCGGTGTCACGGGCCGGTCCGCGGGCCGCGGCCGGTGCAACGCGCACGCTAGCAAGCCTCTCCTGTCCCGTACGCACCATCGACTAGGCTCCGTGCGTCGCATCCGCGGCCCATGGACACGGGGGTGGAAGATGCCGCCGCTGCGCGGTTCCGAGGCGGACCCGGAAGCGGAACGTCCGCAGTACGCCGGCCGGTACCGCCTGGACGCGCGCCTGGGCTCCGGCGGAATGGGCGTGGTGCACCTGGCGCGGTCGTCGTCGGGGCTGCGCCTGGCGGTGAAGGTCGTGCACGCCGATTTCGCCCAGGACCCGGAGTTCCGCGGCCGGTTCCGGCAGGAGGTGGCGGCGGCGCGGCGGGTGAGCGGCGCGTTCACCGCGCCGGTCGTGGACGCCGACCCGGACGCCGACCGCCCCTGGATGGCCACCCTCTACATCCCAGGACCGACCCTCGGCGAGCACGTCAAGCGCAACGGCCCGCTGGCGCCCGCCGAGGTGCGGCGGCTGGCCGCGGGCCTGGCCGAGGCGCTGCGCGACATCCACCGGGCGGGCGTGGTGCACCGCGACCTCAAGCCCGGCAACGTGCTGCTCGCCGCTGACGGCCCCAAGGTCATCGATTTTGGTATCTCGCGCCCCTCGGACAGCGAGATGCGCACCGAGACCGGCAAGCTCATCGGTACGCCGCCGTTCATGGCGCCCGAGCAGTTCCAGCGCCCGCGCGAGGTGGGCCCGGCGGCGGACGTCTTCGCGCTGGGGTCGGTGCTGGTGCACGCGGCGACCGGGCGGGGGCCGTTCGACTCGGAGAGCCCGTACATCGTCGCCTACCAAGTGGTGCACGACGAGGCGGACCTGACGGGCGTTCCGGAGGACCTGGCGCCGCTGATCCGCACCTGCCTGGCGAAGCGGCCGTCCGACCGGCCGACGCCGGACGTGCTGATGCGGATGCTGCACACCGAGATGCCCACGGAGATCCACGACGACCTGGGCGTGCTGCTCGCGGACGCCCCCGCTGCGGGGGACGTGCGCGTACCGGCTCAGCGTGAGGCCGAAGGGGAGGCTCTGCGGGAGCCCGTACGGATCGTTCCGCCACCCGTGCCGTCCGCCGCGCCGGGCCGGGGCGAGGAGACGCACGTACGGGACCGGAAGCCGGAAGCCGGGGCAGGGACGGAAGCGGAAGCGGAACCCGAAGCGGAGGCGGGGAAGAAGGCCGGCGCGGGCGCTGCGGAGCCCACTGCCGCCGCCCCTCCGGACGAGGAGGACGCGGACCGCGCCGGGCGTGGCGTGCGCCGCCGCTGGGCCGCCTGGGCCGCCCTGGCGGCGGTGCTGGCCGGTGCGGGCATCTTCACGGGCGTGCAGATGCTGGACTCCGACGACGCCCCGGCGCTCCAGACGCACACCACCGGCGGCACCGCCGCGGCCTTCCGCCCCTGGCACACCCCGCTGATGCGGCGGCCCGCCGGCCACCCGGCCGAGATGCCCTTCTGCACATACGGCGCCTCCGCCGACGCTCCTGCCCTCTTCTGCGTCGAGCGGGGCCTGAAGGCCGCGCGGGTCGATCCGGGGACCGGCACGGTGACGTGGCGGCGCACGGGCGAGCCGGTGCGCGAGAGCGACACCCCGCCGGGCGCCCCGGTCTTCTCCGGCGGGCTGCTGTACGTACGGTCCCCCGACGGCAAGCGGCTGGAAGCGCTCGACCCGTCGGCCGGCGGGCGGGGCGCGACGCGCTGGAGCAAGAGCCTGGCCGGGTACGGACCCGAGGTCCGGTTCGTGGGCGGCGCCGTACTCCTGACGTCGGCGGACGGCATGGTCACCGCCCTGGACAGCGCCACGCACAAGGAACTGTGGCACCAGCGCTACCCGGCGCAGCCGCTGGGGCAGTTCACCGCGTACGGGGACGGCCGTACCGCCTACGCGGCCACCGTCGCGGCCGACGGCGCCACCACCATGGTCACCGCGATCGACCCGGCGCACGGCACGGTCCGCTGGGAGCGGCGGCTGCCCGGCTCGCTCACCGTGGTGGGCGCGGGCGCGTCCGGCTCGGTCTACCTGACCGCCGCCGACCCGCTGATCGTCACCCGCACCGCGGCCGTCGTCCGCTACGACCCCGGTACCCACCGGGTACGGCGGCTGCCGCTGGCCGCGCCGGTGGACGACGCGGCGGCCGTGGTGCGCGGGGAGACGGCTTATGTGCTGGCGGCCGGCGGCACCCTCCAGGCGGTCGGCGACCGGCACTGGACCATGGAGACGTCGGTGAGCCGGGCTTCCGCGCCGGTGCTCGACCCGCGGGGCGAGCGGCTGTACTTCACCGGCGCCGACGGCCGGCTGCTGGCCGTGGACACCCGGCGCGGCGCGCTGCTCGGCCAGACGCCGCCCCGGCTGGCCACCGGCCGCAGCGGCTACCTGGAGAAGCTGCCCGCGCCGCTGCCGGACCCGCGGCACGGCCGGATCTACGCGGCCGCGCCGGACGGCTCGGTCTTCGCCGCGAACGCGGAGAACCCCGCCCGCTGGTGAGGCGGGCGGGGTTCCGGGGAGCCGTTACGGGGCTCAGCCCAGCTTCGTCACGTCGCGCACCGCGCCCTTGTCGGCGCTGGTGGCCATCGCCGCGTAGGCGCGCAGGGCCTGCGAGACCTTGCGCTCGCGCTGCTTCGGCGCGTACACGCCGCCCAGCGCCTCCCGGCGGGCCGTCAGCTCCTCCTCGGAAACGAGGAGTTCGATGGTGCGGTTCGGGATGTCGATACGGATGCGGTCGCCGTCCTCGACCAGGGCGATGGTGCCGCCGGAGGCCGCCTCGGGCGAGGCGTGGCCGATGGACAGGCCGGAGGTGCCGCCGGAGAAGCGGCCGTCGGTGACCAGCGCGCACGCCTTGCCCAGGCCGCGGCCCTTGAGGAAGGACGTCGGGTAGAGCATCTCCTGCATGCCGGGGCCGCCCTTGGGGCCCTCGTAGCGGATGACGACCACGTCGCCCTCCTTGACCTTCTTGCCGAGGATCTTCTCGACGGCCTCCTCCTGCGACTCGCAGACCACGGCCGGGCCCTCGAACGTCCAGATCGACTCGTCGACGCCCGCGGTCTTCACCACGCAGCCGTCCTCGGCGAGGTTGCCCTTGAGGACCGCCAGGCCGCCGTCGGCGGAGTAGGCGTGGGCGAAGTCGCGGATGCAGCCGCCCTCGGCGTCCAGGTCGAGGGTGTCCCAGCGCTCGGACTGGGAGAAGGCGGTGGCGGAGCGCTTGCAGCCGGGGGCGGCGTGCCACAGCTCGACGGCCTCCGGGGACGGCGAACCCCCGCGCACGTCCCAGGTCTTGAGCCAGTCCGCCATCGAGGAGCTGTGCACGGTGTGCACGTCCTCGTTGAGCAGCCCGGCACGGTACAGCTCGCCCAGGATGGCGGGGATGCCGCCGGCCCGGTGCACGTCCTCCATGTAGTACGTGCCGCCGGGGGCGACGTTCGGCGCGACCTTGGCCAGGCAGGGCACCCGGCGCGAGACGGCGTTGATGTCCTCCAGGTCGTAGTCGAGACCGGCTTCCTGGGCGGCGGCCAGCAGGTGCAGGATCGTGTTCGTGGAGCCGCCCATGGCGATGTCCAGGGCCATGGCGTTCTCGAAGGAGGCGCGGGAGCCGATGCTGCGCGGCAGCACGGTCGCGTCGTCCTCGTCGTAGTACCGCTTGGTGATCTCCACGACCGTACGGCCGGCGTTCTCGTACAGCGCCTTGCGTGCGGTGTGGGTGGCCAGCACCGAGCCGTTGCCGGGCAGCGACAGGCCGATGGCCTCGGTCAGGCAGTTCATCGAGTTGGCGGTGAACATGCCGGAACAGGAGCCGCAGGTCGGGCAGGCGTTGTCCTCGATACGGAGGATGTCCTCGTCCGAGATGTTCTCGTCGACCGCGTCGGAGATCGCGTTGATCAGGTCCAGTTTGCGGACGGTGCCGTCGACGAGGGTGGCGCGGCCGGCCTCCATGGGGCCGCCGGAGACGAAGACGGTGGGGATGTTCAGCCGCATCGCGGCCATCAGCATGCCCGGGGTGATCTTGTCGCAGTTGGAGATGCAGATCAGCGCGTCCGCGCAGTGCGCCTCGACCATGTACTCGACGGAGTCGGCGATCAGGTCGCGGGACGGCAGCGAGTAGAGCATGCCGCCGTGGCCCATGGCGATGCCGTCGTCCACCGCGATGGTGTTGAACTCGCGGGCGATGCCGCCGGCCGCCTTGATCGCCTCGCTGACGATCCGGCCGACCGGCTGGAGGTGGGTGTGGCCCGGCACGAACTCGGTGAAGCTGTTGGCCACCGCGATCACGGGCTTGCCGAAGTCCTCGCGCGCTACGCCCGACGCCTGCATGAGCGCGCGGGCGCCGGCCATGTTGCGGCCATGGGTGACGGTGCGGGACCTCAGCTCGGGCACGTGGATCCACTCCCTCGGGTGCGTGTACATCTCCCGTACGCCCGGTGCGCGTACGTATGTGAATCAGTCGAGACTACGCCCCGCCTCCAAGATCTGGACAGCGAATCCGGCATGTGAGACAGATGACCGCTGGGCGGACACCGCCGGGGGCGCTCCCGGCCGGTCAGGACCCGGTCAGATGCTGCTGCACCACCGGCGCCACCCGGGCGATGATCCGCTCCGGGTCCGCCGACGCCAGCGGCTCCAGCTTGATCACGTACCGCATGAGGGCCGTACCGACCAGCTGCGCCGCCGCCAGCTCGGCCCGCAGCTCGGCGTCCGGTACGGCCAGCTCGCCGGCGATCCGGCGCAGCAGCTGGCGGACGACGAGCTTGCGGAAGACCGCGGCGGCCACGTCGTTGGTCAGGGCGCTGCGCACGATCGCCAGCAGGGGTTCGCGGGTGACCGGGTTCTCCCAGACGCCGAGGACGAAGCGGGTCATCCGCTCGCCCACGCCGTCCAGGCCGCCGTCGAGCACCGCCTCGGGGGCGTTCAGGGCGGGCGCGAAGGACATCTCGACCGCCGCCTCGAAGACCTGCTCCTTGGTGCCGTAGTAGTGGTGGACCAGGGCCGGGTCCACGTCCGCCGCCTTGGCGATACCGCGGATCGACGCCTTCTCGTAGCCACGCGCGGCGAACTCGGCGCGGGCCGCCGTCAGGATGCGCTCGCGCGCGCCGGGGCCCTCCACGGAATCCGTACGGGAGGGGCGGCCGCGCCTGCGGGCACCCCCGGCCACGGCAGGGCCGTCCGTCACGACCCCGGCACCCACGTCGGCGACGCCAGGTGGAGCCGGGTGAACGCCAGCGCCTCCGCGAGATCGGCCTCGCGCTCGGCGCCGGACATCGCCCGCCGGGTGTTGACCTCGACCACGATGTGCCCGCCGAAACCGGTGGCCGCCAGCCGCTCCAGCAGCTCGGCGCAGGGCTGCGAGCCGCGCCCCGGCACCAGGTGCTCGTCCTTGTTGGAGCCGTTGCCGTCGGCGAGGTGGATGTGCGCCAGGCGCTCGCCCATCCGGTCGACCATGTGCAGCGCGTCACTGCGGGAGGTGGCGGTGTGCGAGAGGTCGACGGTGAAGTGGCGGTAGTCGTCCTTGGTCGGGTCCCAGTCCGGCGCGTACGCCAGCATCTCGCGGTCCCGGTAGCGCCACGGATACATGTTCTCGACGGCGAATCTGACGTCCGTCTCGCTCTCCATCCGCCACACTCCGCGCACGAACTCGCGGGCGTAATTGCGCTGCCACCGGAAGGGCGGATGGACGACCACCGTCGACGCGCCGAGCTTCTCCGCGGCGTTGCGAGCGCGCTGCAGCTTCACCCAGGGGTCCGTGGACCACACCCGCTGCGTGATCAGCAGGCACGGCGCGTGCACGGCCAGGATCGGCACCCCGTGGTAGTCGGAGAGCCGGCGCAGCGCCTCGATGTCCTGGCTGACCGGGTCGGTCCACACCATGACCTCGACGCCGTCGTAGCCCAGGCGCGCGGCGATCTCGAAGGCCGTCGCCGTCGACTCCGGATACACCGAGGCCGTGGACAGGGCGACCTTCGCATCCGGGATGCGCACCACTGGCTCCGTCACGAGGGACAGGGTACGGGCCGCCGCCGACGGGCGGGGGCCGCGCCCCTATGCCGGAGGCAGGTGGTCCAGATGGCGCAGGATCACGCCCTCGCGCAGCGCCCACGGGCAGATCTCCAGCGTGCGCACGCCGAACAGGTCCATCGCACCCTCCGCCACCAGCGCTCCGGCCACCAGCTGGCGCGAGCGGCCCTCGGAGACGCCGGGCAGCTTGGCGCGCTCCGCGCCGGTCATCGCCGCCAGCTTCGGCACCCACTCCTCCAGCGCCTTACGGTCCAGCTCACGCTGGGTGTAGAGGCCCTCGGCGGACCGGGCGGCACCGGCGATACGGGCCAGCTGCTTGAAGGTCTTGGAGGTGCCCACGACGTGGTCGGGGGTGCCGAAGCGCGTGAAATCGCTCACCACCCGTGCGATTTCGGCCCGTACGCGCTTGCGCAGCGCCCGTATGTCCTCCGGTTCCGGCGGGTCGCCCGGCAGATCGCCCGCGGTCAGCCGGCCCGCGCCGAGCGGCAGCGACACCGCCGCGTCCGGCTCCTCGTCCAGCCCGTACGCGATCTCCAGCGAGCCGCCGCCGATGTCCAGCACCAGCAGCCGCCCCGCCGACCAGCCGAACCAGCGGCGGGCCGCGAGGAACGTCAGCCGGGCCTCGTCCTCGCCCGACAGCACCCGCAGCCGTACGCCGGTCTCCCGCTCGACCCGGCGCAGCACGTCCTCCCCGTTGGCCGCCTCGCGGATCGCGGAGGTGGCGAACGGCAGCACGTCCTCGACGCCCTTGTCCTCCGCGACCTGTACTGCGGCCCGTACCGTGGCCACCAGCCGCTCCACGCCCGCCTCGGCGACCGCGCCGCCCTCGTCGAGGAGTTCGGCCAGCCGCAGCTCCGCCTTGTGGGAGTAGGCGGGCAGCGGGCGCGCACCCGGGTGCGCGTCCATCACCAGCAGATGCACCGTGTTCGAACCCACATCGAGGACACCGAGTCTCATACGTTGAACCTACTCTCGCGTGGCCGGGAACCGACGGCGAGGCCCTGCCCGCAGGAAGGCGGATCCGCGTACCGGCCGCCTTACGCTGGAGTAGTGGCTAAGACGAACAAGGCGAAGCAGAACAAAGCCCTGAAGAAGGCGGAAAAGCAGCGCGCGGCACGGGAGGCGCAAGGGGCTCGGGCCGACGAGGTCGGCGGTCTGGACTTCGCCCGCGCCTGGGTCACCTTCCCCGACCCCGCCGACGACGAGCAGGTCTTCCGCTGCGACCTGACCTGGCTCACCTCCCGCTGGACGTGCATCTTCGGCAGCGGTTGCAAGGGCATCGAGGCGGGGCGCGCGGACGACGGATGCTGCACGCTCGGCGCGCACTTCTCCGACGAGGAGGACGAGCAGCGGGTCGCGGAGCACGTGGCGCGGCTCACACCCGACCTGTGGCAGTTCCACGACGTCGGCACCTCCACCGGCTGGACCCAGGAGGACGAGGACGGCGACCGCCAGACCCGGTGCTGGAAGGGCTCGTGCATCTTCCAGAACCGCCCCGGCTTCCCGGCCGGCGCCGGCTGCTCGCTGCACATCCTCGCGCTGCGCGAGGGCCGCGAGCCCCTGGAGACCAAGCCGGACGTGTGCTGGCAGCTGCCGGTCCGGCGCACCTACGACTGGATCGACCGCCCCGACGACACCCGCGTCCTCCAGGTCACCATCGGCGAGTACGACCGCCGCGGCTGGGGCCCCGGCGGCCACGACCTGCACTGGTGGTGCACGTCGGCGACCTCGGCACACGGCGCCGGCGAGCCGGTGTATGTGTCCTACGGGCCGGAGCTGACCGAGCTGATGGGCAAGGAGGGCTACGACCGGCTCGTGGAGCTCTGCGAGGAGCGCCTGGCGGCGACGCTGCCGATGGCGCCGCATCCGGCGGACCCCAAGTAGCGGTCGCTTCGGGGCCGTACGCCGCGCGCATCCGCTGATCAGCCCGCCGCTCAGCCCGCCGGTCCCGTCGTATCGGACGGTGACGGGCTCGGGCCCCTGGTCGGCTCCCCCGACGTCGGCGTGGGCGTGGGTGAGGGACTGGGGGTGGGCGACGCGGTCGGGTGGTGCGTCGGGTCCGGCGCCGGTGGGGTCGGCCTCGGGTCGGGATGGTGTCCGGGGCCGGGGCCCGGGGGCCGCCCGGGACCCGGCCGGTGGCCGCCCTCGCCCCACCCCTCCAGCGTCACCGTCGTGCCGCCGGGGGCAAGCGTGATCCGCGCGTTCCAGTAGCCG includes:
- the ilvD gene encoding dihydroxy-acid dehydratase, with amino-acid sequence MPELRSRTVTHGRNMAGARALMQASGVAREDFGKPVIAVANSFTEFVPGHTHLQPVGRIVSEAIKAAGGIAREFNTIAVDDGIAMGHGGMLYSLPSRDLIADSVEYMVEAHCADALICISNCDKITPGMLMAAMRLNIPTVFVSGGPMEAGRATLVDGTVRKLDLINAISDAVDENISDEDILRIEDNACPTCGSCSGMFTANSMNCLTEAIGLSLPGNGSVLATHTARKALYENAGRTVVEITKRYYDEDDATVLPRSIGSRASFENAMALDIAMGGSTNTILHLLAAAQEAGLDYDLEDINAVSRRVPCLAKVAPNVAPGGTYYMEDVHRAGGIPAILGELYRAGLLNEDVHTVHSSSMADWLKTWDVRGGSPSPEAVELWHAAPGCKRSATAFSQSERWDTLDLDAEGGCIRDFAHAYSADGGLAVLKGNLAEDGCVVKTAGVDESIWTFEGPAVVCESQEEAVEKILGKKVKEGDVVVIRYEGPKGGPGMQEMLYPTSFLKGRGLGKACALVTDGRFSGGTSGLSIGHASPEAASGGTIALVEDGDRIRIDIPNRTIELLVSEEELTARREALGGVYAPKQRERKVSQALRAYAAMATSADKGAVRDVTKLG
- a CDS encoding TetR/AcrR family transcriptional regulator, whose amino-acid sequence is MTDGPAVAGGARRRGRPSRTDSVEGPGARERILTAARAEFAARGYEKASIRGIAKAADVDPALVHHYYGTKEQVFEAAVEMSFAPALNAPEAVLDGGLDGVGERMTRFVLGVWENPVTREPLLAIVRSALTNDVAAAVFRKLVVRQLLRRIAGELAVPDAELRAELAAAQLVGTALMRYVIKLEPLASADPERIIARVAPVVQQHLTGS
- a CDS encoding sugar phosphate isomerase/epimerase family protein — translated: MVRIPDAKVALSTASVYPESTATAFEIAARLGYDGVEVMVWTDPVSQDIEALRRLSDYHGVPILAVHAPCLLITQRVWSTDPWVKLQRARNAAEKLGASTVVVHPPFRWQRNYAREFVRGVWRMESETDVRFAVENMYPWRYRDREMLAYAPDWDPTKDDYRHFTVDLSHTATSRSDALHMVDRMGERLAHIHLADGNGSNKDEHLVPGRGSQPCAELLERLAATGFGGHIVVEVNTRRAMSGAEREADLAEALAFTRLHLASPTWVPGS
- a CDS encoding Ppx/GppA phosphatase family protein, producing MRLGVLDVGSNTVHLLVMDAHPGARPLPAYSHKAELRLAELLDEGGAVAEAGVERLVATVRAAVQVAEDKGVEDVLPFATSAIREAANGEDVLRRVERETGVRLRVLSGEDEARLTFLAARRWFGWSAGRLLVLDIGGGSLEIAYGLDEEPDAAVSLPLGAGRLTAGDLPGDPPEPEDIRALRKRVRAEIARVVSDFTRFGTPDHVVGTSKTFKQLARIAGAARSAEGLYTQRELDRKALEEWVPKLAAMTGAERAKLPGVSEGRSRQLVAGALVAEGAMDLFGVRTLEICPWALREGVILRHLDHLPPA